The Niastella koreensis GR20-10 genome includes a window with the following:
- a CDS encoding Gfo/Idh/MocA family protein — protein MPFTSWIDKYKALRKQSYLNALNRYRLQYAFIGVGSHSLSNLYPCLENLQVPLKYIYSRHVEHAQKLAVRFPGATGTGRLSDIMENDQVKGIFICSHPSQHYALLQKALQAGKHVFIEKPACYSLAELQSLVPLQKDNVCLVALQRRSSTINLLLNKHGLLKDASSYTYRYCTGPYPEGDALIELFIHPIDNLVQLFGPSHSLQVQKKTGNGVTYQLLIQHTNGVQGMVELSTQYTWNEAIETLEVNGLRGLVQIQHPNQLSVWEKPARILGMPIEKVLQRLAVQKVYLNNRDFIPAEASNSLVIQGFYPEIKHFLHLAENNKKDQRGELSSLVATYELLEQLKKW, from the coding sequence ATGCCATTTACCAGCTGGATAGACAAATACAAGGCGCTTCGCAAACAGTCCTATTTAAACGCTTTAAACAGGTACCGTTTGCAGTATGCATTCATTGGGGTTGGCAGCCACAGCCTCAGCAACCTGTATCCCTGTCTGGAGAACCTGCAGGTACCCCTGAAGTATATTTATAGCCGCCATGTGGAGCATGCCCAAAAACTGGCCGTGCGTTTTCCCGGCGCCACGGGTACCGGTCGCCTCAGCGATATCATGGAGAACGACCAGGTAAAAGGCATTTTCATTTGTTCGCATCCCTCACAGCATTATGCCTTGTTACAAAAGGCGCTGCAGGCCGGCAAGCACGTGTTTATTGAAAAACCGGCTTGTTATTCCCTGGCCGAATTACAATCATTGGTGCCGCTGCAAAAAGACAATGTGTGCCTGGTAGCACTGCAACGGCGCTCCTCCACCATCAACCTGTTACTAAACAAACACGGGTTGTTGAAAGATGCATCCAGCTATACCTATCGCTATTGCACGGGCCCCTATCCCGAAGGTGATGCATTGATTGAATTATTCATTCATCCCATCGATAACCTGGTACAGCTGTTTGGGCCCTCACATAGCCTGCAGGTACAAAAGAAAACCGGCAACGGCGTCACTTATCAGTTGCTTATTCAACATACAAATGGCGTTCAGGGCATGGTAGAATTAAGCACCCAGTATACCTGGAACGAAGCCATTGAAACCCTGGAAGTAAATGGCCTGCGTGGACTGGTGCAAATACAGCACCCCAACCAGCTAAGCGTATGGGAAAAGCCTGCACGCATCCTGGGCATGCCAATAGAAAAAGTGCTGCAGCGCCTCGCGGTTCAAAAGGTTTACCTGAACAACCGGGACTTTATACCGGCCGAAGCCAGCAACAGCCTGGTTATCCAGGGCTTTTATCCCGAAATAAAACACTTCCTGCACCTGGCAGAAAATAATAAAAAAGACCAGCGCGGTGAGCTGAGCTCCCTGGTGGCCACCTATGAATTGCTGGAGCAGTTAAAAAAATGGTGA
- the rpsU gene encoding 30S ribosomal protein S21, whose translation MLIIDSKDCENIDKALKKYKKKFEKAKILVQLRARQSYTKPSVERRNVVLKAVYKQKIASGQIEG comes from the coding sequence ATGCTGATTATCGATTCAAAAGATTGCGAAAATATCGACAAGGCCCTCAAAAAGTACAAAAAGAAATTTGAGAAAGCTAAGATCCTGGTTCAATTAAGAGCACGTCAATCTTATACTAAACCATCGGTAGAACGTCGCAATGTGGTGTTGAAAGCTGTGTACAAGCAGAAGATCGCCAGCGGACAAATCGAAGGATAA
- a CDS encoding tyrosine-type recombinase/integrase translates to MASEQHNEVTVNNFLNYLRFEKRYSSHTIIAYQEDLQQFFTYLREQFSMPEPALAEIAPSFVRSWLASLKENKNSAKTIKRKISALKSFFKYFVRIGGLEQSPMTIIISPKASRRLPVFMEQKETETLFNHIEFPDTWSGHTERLILAILYNTGMRRSELVNLKESQVNTAAGSIKVLGKGNKERVIPVSPLLKKEINEYIAQKVRILEQPNRVYLLVNDKGRKLSISYVYNAIRKCLSVVTTIDKKSPHVLRHTFATHLLNNGADLNDVKELLGHASLAATQMYTHLNIEKLKDIYKKAHPKA, encoded by the coding sequence ATGGCTTCTGAACAACATAATGAGGTAACAGTCAATAACTTTCTGAACTACCTGCGGTTCGAAAAAAGGTATTCTTCCCACACTATTATTGCCTACCAGGAGGATCTGCAGCAGTTTTTTACCTACCTGCGCGAGCAGTTCAGTATGCCGGAACCGGCGCTTGCCGAAATAGCGCCCTCGTTTGTACGCAGCTGGCTGGCTTCGCTGAAAGAGAATAAGAACAGCGCCAAAACCATCAAGCGTAAGATCTCTGCTTTAAAATCATTTTTTAAATATTTTGTTCGCATCGGTGGGTTAGAGCAATCGCCCATGACTATCATTATATCACCTAAGGCTTCCAGACGATTGCCTGTGTTTATGGAACAGAAGGAAACGGAAACCCTGTTTAATCATATTGAATTCCCCGATACCTGGAGCGGCCATACAGAAAGGCTGATCCTGGCCATCTTATATAATACTGGCATGCGGCGTTCGGAACTGGTGAACCTGAAAGAAAGCCAGGTAAATACTGCCGCTGGTAGTATCAAGGTATTGGGAAAGGGTAATAAGGAGCGGGTGATACCGGTAAGCCCCTTATTAAAAAAAGAGATCAATGAGTATATAGCACAAAAGGTCCGCATCCTTGAACAACCCAACCGGGTGTATTTACTGGTGAACGATAAAGGGCGAAAGCTGTCAATTAGTTATGTGTACAATGCAATAAGGAAGTGTTTAAGTGTAGTAACGACTATTGATAAAAAGAGTCCCCACGTATTGCGACATACATTCGCCACTCATTTACTCAATAATGGAGCTGATCTAAATGATGTAAAAGAGTTACTGGGTCACGCCAGTTTAGCTGCTACCCAGATGTATACTCATCTTAATATTGAGAAGTTAAAGGACATTTATAAGAAGGCGCATCCCAAGGCGTAA
- a CDS encoding riboflavin synthase has product MFTGIIETIGRVEEIVTSGTNKTFWISSPLSHELKVDQSISHNGVCLTVEALQNSRHQVTAIAETLQKSNIGHWQKGDLVNLERCMIMNGRLDGHIVQGHVDTTATCIERKELDGSWEFRFRFPDQFTTLVIEKGSISLNGISLTIFNVSANEFTVAIIPYTFEHTNIQNILPGTTVNLEFDMVGKYVNRFLQRD; this is encoded by the coding sequence ATGTTTACAGGAATAATTGAAACCATCGGCCGGGTAGAAGAAATTGTAACGTCAGGCACTAATAAAACCTTCTGGATCTCTTCTCCCCTCTCCCACGAACTGAAAGTAGACCAAAGTATTTCCCATAACGGCGTGTGCCTCACGGTAGAAGCCCTGCAGAACAGCCGCCACCAGGTTACCGCCATTGCCGAAACGCTTCAGAAAAGCAACATCGGCCACTGGCAAAAAGGCGACCTGGTAAACCTGGAACGCTGTATGATCATGAATGGCCGGCTCGATGGCCATATTGTTCAGGGCCATGTAGATACCACCGCCACCTGTATTGAAAGAAAAGAACTGGATGGCAGCTGGGAGTTCCGGTTCCGCTTTCCCGACCAATTTACCACCCTGGTTATTGAAAAAGGCTCCATCAGCCTCAACGGCATCAGCCTTACTATTTTCAATGTAAGCGCCAATGAGTTTACGGTAGCCATCATCCCTTATACCTTCGAACACACGAATATTCAAAATATACTGCCAGGCACCACCGTGAACCTGGAATTTGACATGGTAGGCAAGTATGTGAACCGTTTTCTTCAACGCGACTAA